The Styela clava chromosome 2, kaStyClav1.hap1.2, whole genome shotgun sequence genome contains a region encoding:
- the LOC120336379 gene encoding muscarinic acetylcholine receptor M4-like: MFLYNVCHYLCIMLGFWTVLAGGFGRIRTIEPQNSLSPGSDVNYFTYTAKNGRARKISFGRSEILRKNKRSVSPKSTFDVEMWQKGYNKFDNVRNTAPNGRTSLKKMIEEFPCPERLCEDDNRENEVVTFSTVNENISTSSDNSSATTTYGFLFSASLPEIIAICISSGTASLITVAGNVLVIASFAINKSLRIVNNYLILSLAAADLLIGTISMNLFTISIVHGEWRLGAAVCDFWLTLDYVASNASVMNLFIICLDRYFSVTKPVKYRNARTKKRFLMAIAGAWIISFVLWAPWIAGWQYIVGSRSVPENQCYIQFLKENKAVTVITAIGAFYLPAGAMCVLYWQVYQGIKNSRKKILGMNKTPNDDSTKSVSDDEHGDHITKSTRKNNFERWRILNCCANEKKKRTRKGIKEKRHIFTLATKCLGGILCCFKGNKKEAISPSVRERKNVDASNQAFIKGDCADKSPEREYEYRSKPTQSFLEINRKNDNFVSREIHPQETPKQEPFHYSKESIPFIEGDESPPAYNKLHASDDEQAVSVTIDSDFQAKSSEISLKTSSRKLPGNPVDKKMKEYALPTRSVRRLPNIPRESRSTANEDVHGKRDTLPQQVWQDINSPNMRHACSEPYLTADNSGIPRADSPTLPPLINRAPVEHTTCTMNSNNQQPAVKVPTEIVTSDQAHIVDEAVLAYQEEDTLLQTTITTVDSSDPPMSAMASANATPNLCRTKAGKEIAFTAHSPKQSSNLANPPIAKVGDRLKTQAVKKKLQSLKKETKAARLLASILAAFIILWTPYNVLVLVEAFCFGEETCVPDILWNIGYWLCYLNSTLNPVCYAMCNTSFRRTFKVILSMKWLDKRQRRMMNRPNMKF; this comes from the exons atgtttttatataatgtatgTCATTACTTGTGCATCATGCTGGGATTCTGGACTGTTTTAGCTGGTGGATTCGGAAGAATTCGGACAATAGAACCCCAAAACAGTTTATCTCCCGGTTCAGATGTCAATTATTTTACGTATACTGCAAAGAATGGAAGAGCGCGCAAAATTTCTTTCGGTAGGTCAGAAATACTAAGGAAAAACAAGAGATCAGTCTCACCAAAATCTACATTCGATGTAGAAATGTGGCAAAAAGGTTACAACAAATTTGACAACGTTAGAAACACTGCACCTAATGGCAGAACatctttgaaaaaaatgattgaagAATTTCCATGCCCAGAAAGACTATGTGAAGACGACAACAGGGAAAATGAAGTTGTGACTTTTTCTACAGTAAATGAAAACATATCCACAAGCAGTGATAATTCTTCGGCTACAACAACATATGGATTTTTGTTCTCTGCGAGTCTTCCTGAG attatAGCAATCTGCATCTCATCTGGAACGGCAAGTTTGATAACGGTCGCTGGAAACGTTTTGGTGATTGCTTCGTTTGCAATTAACAAATCTCTTCGAATTGTGAATAACTATTTGATTCTAAGTTTGGCAGCCGCTGATTTActgattggcacaatttcaatgaatttattcaCGATTTCAATAGTTCACGGAGAATGGAGACTCGGTGCAGCTGTTTGTGATTTTTGGTTGACTCTTGATTACGTTGCATCAAACGCTTCAGTTATGAATCTCTTTATCATATGCCTTGATCG GTATTTCTCTGTTACAAAACCGGTAAAATACCGCAACGCAAGAACAAAAAAACGTTTTCTGATGGCGATCGCTGGTGCTTGGATAATATCGTTCGTGTTGTGGGCGCCGTGGATTGCTGGGTGGCAATATATTGTTGGCAGCAGAAGTGTACCAGAG AACCAATGCTATATCCAGTTCCTCAAAGAAAACAAAGCTGTAACGGTAATAACGGCGATCGGCGCATTTTATCTTCCTGCAGGAGCTATGTGCGTCTTGTATTGGCAAGTTTATCAAGGGATAAAAAACAGCAGGAA aAAAATCTTAGGAATGAATAAAACGCCGAATGATGATTCCACAAAGTCTGTCAGTGATGATGAACATGGAGACCATATCACAAAatcaacaagaaaaaataatttcgaaagATGGCGAATACTTAACTGCTGTGCCAACGAGAAAAAGAAGAGAACTAGGAAGGGTATCAAAGAGAAGCGACACATTTTCACTTTAGCAACTAAATGTTTAGGAGGCATTCTTTGCTGTTTCAAAGGAAACAAGAAAGAAGCGATTTCGCCAAGTGTGAGAGAACGTAAAAACGTCGACGCGTCTAATCAAGCATTTATAAAAGGAGATTGTGCAGATAAAAGCCCGGAAAGGGAATATGAATATAGGTCGAAACCGACCCAATCTTTTCtcgaaataaatagaaaaaatgataattttgtatcACGAGAAATTCATCCACAAGAAACCCCCAAACAGGAACCTTTTCATTATTCCAAGGAAAGCATTCCTTTTATTGAAGGCGACGAGTCTCCACCGGCCTATAACAAACTTCATGCTTCCGATGATGAACAAGCCGTATCGGTTACCATCGATTCAGACTTTCAAGCAAAAAGCTCAGAGATAAGTTTGAAAACGTCGTCTCGTAAATTGCCAGGAAATCCAGTGGACAAAAAAATGAAGGAATACGCTCTACCAACTCGGTCAGTGAGACGTCTACCAAACATACCCAGAGAATCAAGAAGTACTGCAAATGAAGACGTGCACGGTAAAAGAGATACTTTACCGCAGCAAGTCTGGCAAGATATAAATAGCCCTAACATGAGACATGCGTGTTCTGAGCCGTATTTAACTGCAGATAATTCGGGCATACCCAGAGCAGATAGCCCAACTCTGCCACCACTTATTAACAGAGCTCCAGTTGAACATACGACATGCACTATGAATAGCAATAATCAACAACCAGCAGTTAAAGTACCCACAGAAATAGTTACTAGCGACCAAGCTCACATTGTCGACGAAGCAGTACTTGCGTACCAAGAAGAAGATACTCTTTTGCAGACAACAATTACAACTGTTGATAGTTCAGATCCGCCTATGTCTGCAATGGCATCTGCAAATGCGACTCCAAATCTTTGTCGAACGAAGGCGGGAAAAGAAATTGCATTTACGGCACACTCCCCGAAGCAAAGTTCAAATTTAGCAAATCCACCTATTGCTAAAGTAGGAGATCGATTAAAAACTCAAGCGGTGAAAAAGAAGCTACAATCTCTGAAAAAGGAGACAAAAGCTGCAAGATTATTGGCTTCAATTTTAGCTGCATTCATTATTCTTTGGACGCCTTACAACGTCCTTGTTCTTGTGGAAGCCTTCTGCTTCGGAGAAGAAACATGCGTCCCAGATATACTATGGAATATAGGCTACTGGTTGTGTTACTTGAACAGTACACTGAATCCCGTGTGTTACGCTATGTGCAACACATCATTTCGACGAACTTTCAAAGTGATTCTTTCCATGAAGTGGCTGGATAAGCGACAACGTAGAATGATGAACAGGCCCAATATGAAATTCTGA